From Cygnus olor isolate bCygOlo1 chromosome 17, bCygOlo1.pri.v2, whole genome shotgun sequence:
AGATCTGGGAGCTGCTTTCACTGGCATTGACTTTTAGCCAGGTCTCAGCCTCATCTCTTGTAAAAGGCAATATTTACTTATGTAAAAAGGTATAACGCATGCTTTGCATGGGTGTTCCAAGTTAAAAATTGTCAGTCAGTGCAAACAGCTCTTCGGGATgagctacagaaaagcaaagtgcaCGTGCTGCGTTCCTGCCGTTCGTCTCAGAACAAAGAGTATGACCTGGTGCCCCTCTTGGCAGCCGGTGGCCTGGTTTAGCTGGTTCTAAAAAGCACCGCAGTGTTTGGGAGTGCAGGCCTTTAAATAAAACCTATTCTgttgtatttccttttcccttgttAGATGTTTGTAGTGTCTCAGTGAGCCAACACGCTGTGCGTTTGAGGAACAACTGTTCCTCAAAACGTTCCTCACAACTGTTCAGGTAAGTTTTTAGTACAGATCTGCTAGAGGCAATGAGAGTAACCGGTCCGTGCTTCCCAGGTGGCATGCAGTTTCAGGAAGGAGCCAAATGGCACATTTTCCCTGAAACACCAACGCCAGGCTTTTTCCAACTGGCCATGTATTTGATGCGGTTCCTGCATATGAGTCTCGCTTCTCGGTCCTTAATTTCATAGCAATGTCCAGTCAGGAGAATAACATCTCTGACCAACGCAAGATATTAATGGTGGGTTTGGATGTTAGTTTTATGAAAGCTGGCGTGGAGGAGCTGCTTCACGTGGGTGCGTGTGTGTGCTTGCAGTGCCGTGCTGGCCTTTGGACTAGAGCATGGAGAACAAGGAAACTGTTTGTCCATGGAAAAAACAGAGTGGGAAAGCCGTGCAGGTCCTTGGGCAGGCCCTCTCCGGCAGGACAGGGGATCTCTGTGGCAAAACCCAACCACACGGCTCCGGCGAGGCCAAACCCCCGCGGCGGGCGGCTGCCGCCGTGCCGGGGATTCGAACCCGCGACCTTGGCCACCGAGCCCCCTCCCTTAGGTGCCCTCCGCATTCGCCTGCACCGCCGCGCTGGGCGCTCAGGCAGCGGCGAGGGCAGGCCGGGAGGAAGCGGAAGTGGCGGCGGGGTCCTGGCGCGGTTGCCGAGCAGCCCGGCAGAGGCGGCAGGGCGGGCGGAGGTGCGGGCACGGTTCCCGCTGCGTCCCGGCGCCATGAGCGCGGCCGGGCTGGTGTCCGCCACGCCGCCGGTGTCCGCCACCCCGCCCGGGGCTCCGGCCCCCGCCATGCCCCCCGGGCCTGAGTACTacgaggaggaggagctggagagcgCCGAGGAGGAGGACGGCGAGCGGAGCGCTCGGGCCCGCGACTCGGACGAAGGTTGGGggcggcccggccgggccggggctgtGGTGGGCAGTGGGGGGccagggggagggggaaggggcgagtgggctggggggagaagggCTCTGAAACTGCAGGAAAACGCTGTGGAAATGAGGGGTCGGTGAGTCCGTGAAGTTTCCCGTGGGAGGATGGAAACGTGAGGAGAACTGGGGCTGCTGTGCGGGTGTGAGGAGGCAGAGAAGGGGAGCGCCGGGAGGGGGATTGGGGGGTTTGGGGTCacggctggggcagggggaatGTGCTGGAGCCTGGTGGGGGGATTGCTGAGAGCTTGTGGGGTGCGGGGGCTCGGGGGAGGGTGGAGGTGAGGGAGGAGAATGTGGGGAATGAAGGCAGGGGGTGCAAGGAGGGGTTAGAGGGTTTGTGGGGGGATTGGGAAAGCAACGCAGAAGGGAAGCCAAAGTGAAACCCAGAGTGTCCTGGGGTCCAGGGTGCATAAAGTAATAAGTAGGGGGGGTGAAGAACAGCCCTGTGACAGTCCCAGGTGCTCTGTCAGCAAAACTCCTCCATCAGGTCTGTGTCTTTGTGAATGAGGAGCTGGAGCCAAGCCTGGAGagcctcaaaaagaaaaaaaaagctgaaggtgTTTCTCTGTAGCTTAAATCAAatctttcttgtttccttttttttttttttttttttttccttttagagacTGACAGCCCTGCCCATACCTAGGGAATATCACTGCAGTTTAGGCTATGCAGCTGTACCCTTTCTATCACAACCCCAGCCCAGAGAAACTGACTTCTCCTTAGAGAGGAAAGGGTATTTATTCATTCTTGGCTACCCGAGTCTTACGGCTAATAAATGTGTAAAGAAGTAGCCAACAACTAGCAGCTCTGCACCGGTTTATTTTGTAGTTTATATTATCTCTCTATAAGGTCAGGGCTGTCTTTAGTAGTGCTGGTGTTTGCTGTGCATGAATGTCAGAATACTTCTGTGCAATGTGTAGCTGAGAAGTCGACTTCAGATCGTAGCAAGTAACTTATCTTTAGTGAGGCCTTTGTAGTAAACCATAACAGCATCTAGTCATAGTATCTTCTGCTTGGAGTGTTTCAGGTTGAGGTGCAGGGGCATTGTGAATCAGTTAGAGCTGTTTCAGTCATAGCCTTCCACAGAGGAGATTATTTCCTGGGTGAAACAATAGGAAGGACGCTGGGAAACGTTCTTTGGGGTCCTAGGGTTGTGTTACCGTCTCACTTTAGTATTTGTAAACACTAATGTTGAATCTTAAGTTAGGAAGAAATTACTAGAGTATCTTAAGTCGATGCCGCTTGAATGTGATGTAAGCTTTGTTGCAAATCTGCTGGAGGATTTATCTGGGATAACTTGCGGTTGCATAAAAGATGATTCAATTCTGAACTTATCTCTGCAGTTGCTTACTTGGTTATGTATTTGAGGTTAAATTGCCCgagtgtgggtttttttagttgtttactatgttttttttaatgctgctttagTTTTAACATATTGTTCTTTACATCACTTAGATACTGAGGATGCCAGCGAGACTGACCTGGCAAAACATGAGGAAGAGGACTATgtagaaatgaaagaacagtAAGTAACCTAATAAAAAGTAGTTCTGTTGTTGGGGAGCGGGGCAGGTGCGTGTCTTTTGCATAAGCTATGCAATGTTTTGGGCTaagatttgtgtttttaagttTCTACACCAACGTAATAGCTAATGGGTACATATTTCTTCTCAATTACTTTCTCAGTTCAAGGAACAAAGTGCTGTTTCGAACAAAGGTGCAGGTTCCTGGGAGCAGCTCAGTTTTCCTGCAATTGAATCCCTCTGCAGGCAGaccctttaaagaaaacaaagcatctaCTTGATACAAGCCATGCAAAAAGCAAGGTGTCTGTTCACATCCCTTAAGCAACAGAATGCCGGTCTTGTCCAGGAAGAGTGGCTTTTTGGAGACTTGAAATAGTTTCTCTTAATGTTTTGGAGCATTTAGTGTTCTTCCTTACTGGTGgagatggtttttttttttatacagttgAGGAAGACTTGGCCTGTGTTAAACCACAGGTACGCgagaaaggaaatgagagtCTGCAACAGAACCAGGAATAgactttgcttttagttttgttcttgttttttttcttttggtgtgtGTGgtggagaattttttttttttttaaatagatgacGTCAAGGTCTGGAAATGCCTTCTCTTTTATATGTAGGAAACTTACACACCTCAAGATATGACAAAGGAGCAGAATGATTCTGTTGTAAAGTTTCTGGTGTCTGTAGATCTAAATGTCAAGACAggttttcacttaaaaaataagtCCTATTTTTGCTGAACTGTTACGGAAACAATTGTTTGCTTTGTAAAACTGATGGGGTTGCAGACTTTTTAGGCGGAATGAATGAATGATGATCTTTCATTCGAATGACAAATACTCTTCTACTTTCTTGTTTCCTGAAGTTCTTCTGAAAAGGTTTTAGTTCAGCGTAAACACGTTGTAACCAAAGGAGAGGGTGAAGTAAACCATGCCTGTTTGCTTTGTGACATAAAGTTGTGTGTGCTCGAACTTTGCAGGATGTATCAGGACAAACTGGCATCTCTTAAGAGGCAATTGCAACAATTGCAGGAAGGTAAGCTTCACAGTGGGTagctttttttctaaacaattttCAGCACTGTTTAAAACTACTGTTTGGTTGGAGAACAATTGCAGAGGTCATAGAAGGATGGGGATTTTTAGATTCTTCACTGGTGGAATATTGGCTCCCTGTTTTGCTGCTTATGGAGAAATATCAGCTACTTTCCATCCTTCTTCCCTCCACGTGCTTATAGTTGAGCCTCTGTGCAGTACGGAGAGCATTTCTTAAAAGCagtctttttgctttctgagaaaacagggaaaatggtTATCAAAATAAGCCAGAACTGTAGTTTCCTGATTTCAGATGTTACTACTTGTACGTCAGGTAGCGTATTGCCCTTTGAGGAGCACTGAATACAAGGAATAATTAAAATTGCAGTTGAAATCCCCAATTTATTTCAACTAGGTACTCTTCAGGAAtatcagaaaagaatgaaaaagttgGACCAGCAGTATAAAGAAAGGATACGAAATGCAGGTAAGCTGGatttctttcaaagatgatgcATGCACCATAAATGCACAATTTTTGTAACACCTGAAGCAAAATAATGGTAATTCTGCCCTTTAAAGAATGGGAACTTGCTGCAATGAAGGGTTGTTCCCTCTCTAAGGGTAGTGTGTAGGTTTTTCTGGGTACGTGAAGTGTGATggattttttcttgatttttttttccttgatcaACGTTGTTTACTAAATGCCAATGAACAGTTCTAGTCTTCATTTCTTCGTTTGTGTGAAATAGAGcaagtaaaaatgtttcatatatCTGGCATCATGACTAACCCACAGTCTTCCACTTTGGTTTGTTCTTTCATGTAGCTTGCGTGAAACCTCCAGGTGTACCTCTTTGTACTTGCAGGAATAGAAAGTTAGGACTGCCTGTTTTCTCAAAGATCTTGTTGTGCCCTAGAACAGCGAATGCAGAGGGGTTGCTGCTGAAGGTGTTACTCAGTGCAGCCATGACACTGAGCGGGCTGCCTGTACTTGCTCTTCTGTGTCTCTGTTTCAGGAGCGCAGGCCcaagttaatttttaaagagcttaGCTCTCAGCCCTTCTGGGTAGCCTTTATTGTGTTACTGCAGAGAAATGGCTTGGGAACCAGATTGATTTGCTTGCCTTCCTTCTTGTTCTCTTTCCAGTAGTTTGTAATCTTGGATACTGAAGCAGGGCCTCTTACAGAATCTGTTATATGGAAAtaggaaatgtaattttcttttagaaaagttGGGTGAATTCTGTAACGCCTGGGCCATTATACTGGGAAATAAGACAGGCAGTGGCAGTTGTATGATGCCTAATATATTCCAACTCTTCAATAGGGCAAGCTATCTCCTTCTAAAAGTGCTTGGGATGGTAAAGGATTTGCTTGAAGAATTTAAGCTAGTTGAACTACTACTTGCTGACGGGAATCTGTCTTCTGAGATGAATTTCATGTTTGTTACAGTGGCATTCCAATAATATTGGGATGTTTTGATAAAATTAAGACTAAATGCAAACTTGCCAGCCAGAAATGCAAGGAGCGGTGCTGCAGCATCATATTTCTTCCACAGGAGGGCAGATTGTGATAACTTTGAACTTTATGATAAAAATCCGACTGCCTAGTATGACAGGATGGTCTTGTGTTTATCCTTCCCATGctgagggttgttttttgttcttttttttttgagaatgcAGATAACAAAGTAATGGTTACGATTTACCCACTGACCCATTTACTAATTTACTGATGGAATTAGTAGCTGATCTGAAAAGAATGGCTTACTGCTGTGTAAGCTTTGCAAATCTGCTTGACTATCTGTAGAAAACTTCAActaacaatatatttttgtcGCTTTTCCATGGCTACATTATTTTCAGCATATAACTGCAAAGTGAGGGTAGAGGTGGGATGAGCACGTAAGCTTTTGTTGCAGTATCAAATGACTTAAAACGTTAAATAATTTTGTGCATCTTTCAAGATAATAAATTGAGTCTGTCTTGTCTTTCAGAATTGTTTCTCCAGCTGGAAGTAAGTACTCTTAATTTGTCAAAATACATGCTAACTGTATACAAGGACTTAAACCTGCAGTTTCATCAACTAGTACTTGTTTTCgcagtttttttcctgtagtgtTGTTACAGTTGAATATAGAATGCTGATGGTATTACCTCAAGTAATTTCCAGATTGCcattaaaatagaattaaaaaaaaataatcttttcttgtACTGCTATACGGTGGTTTTGTATTTGATGGTTTAAAATGGTTGTTTAAGCTTGCTTGAGGTGATAAATGATAGTGattctttaaaatctgaagaGCTTTCTGCTAGAGACTTGATAGGTATGCACCAGtaaaattggtttaaaaaaattaattcttttgcTGATAATAGCTCTGCTTGCTTAGTCATATTTAgatggttttctgtttgttttatttaaatattgataaGCTGTAGAACTAGCTATAGCTTTGAACCGGAAAGCTAATCAAAGCACAGCAGTTGAAAGAAGGTGTTTCTAAATCATTGGTTTGGGACATTGGCTCCTCAGCTAACTGTTTTATCTTTTGGTTTGCATTAGACAGatcaggtggaaaaaaattatgtcaaggaaaagaaggcagcagcaaaggAATTTGAAGATAAGAAAATTGAGCTTAAAGAAAACTTGATTGCGGagttggaagagaagaagaagatgaTTGAGAATGAGAAGCTAACCATGGAATTAACAGGAGGTAAGAAACAAGATAGGCATTTGTCGCTTGTCTTCCCTGCTTCAGTactgcttagaaaaaaaaagatttaaaaaaatagcagcgCTGATTTATACAGACAGCTAGTCTGGCTTTAAAACTTTCCAAATGTCAACAGATGTAGAACACGAATTGGTAGTCTTTTAGTGGGGAGTGCAGTTCATGATAAAATTCAGTGACCTGAATTACTAACAGATAAATCAACATAGTGTCAGCGAAGGAACAGAGTGGACAAGctttcttatttactttttctcctttcaaaattGAAGAAACTGTTGAGAAACTTTGGACTTTGTTGCACAGCTGCAGTCAGTCACTTGGGTCTGGAACATTATGCTAGGCTAGCAGCATGGTGCGTCTGTATCTGAGTGgttctctctcttctgtagGTTTCTTTTTGGAATATTTGGGAATTCCTCTGGTGGTACCTGGTCATGGGGTTTTCCCTTCATGGTGCGTGTTGTAAAGCCTGTGATGTCTTTTTTACTACTGTCAGTTTAATACACTTTCATTGCTTAATTATGTGCCTTTACCAGAAGGGAGCTGTAAATCTTCCAAAATAGAAGGGTATGTAACTGTAAGTTAGCTCAAAACATTGTATACAAATTGATTTCCTATAATTAATGACCTTTACTGTTTGAATGAGTGGATTTTGCGTGTGTGTGGCCCAAATCCTTAAGGGTCCTTATCACTTCAGTAACGAGTAGCTTAGAGGTCTTTACTGATTCTGGAAAGCCGCAGGTAGTTGGCTTTGAAAGGACTGTGTCAGTCCTTCAGTTGTGTAGCAGAACCATAGCCAGGCTGGGGTTGGTATCCTCCCTACAGCTGGTTCAAGGCAGGAATTTACTTTGCCCAGCTAGTGTCCTGTATTTCAGACTATAGGAAGAATGCAGTGTTAATGTTAGCAGTAACATCATTTCCCTAAATTGTGATGGCAGTTGGAGTCAATGTAATTTAACTACTTTTGTAACTGAATTCTTCCGGTGAACACCTACCAGATGTTCATGTTTTTTCATTAGGCTGGTGTGAAATGTATTTTCGTGATACCTTACTCCATATGCAGGGAGAAGGGATTCTTTAGTCCCTGTGATCTGGCAATAAAACTACTGAGAAATAACGCAGTAATGACCTAATCAGTGGTACCAGGTTTTAAACTGTCCTTTTTCCTCCAGTAACAGATCTTTAAGAAGCTAAAGGCAGGCAAACAATAAGGGTTGAAGTGTGCTACTTAAAGCTGGTAAAATAGATGTCCGTTAGCTGCATTTCTGCCCAGACTCTGGAAAATGGACACTAAATGGAcacatttcttttacaaagcCACTTGATGCCTCGGCCATGCTCTTGTCAATAATGGTCGTGGTGGAGTTATAGTGGTAATTAGCCTCTTTCACAGGttgtgctgctgtggtgctgaaCCCAAGGTCTGATTTGATTTCCTTACAAAAAACAACTCCTTCACTTTATGGACCAATAACGTTGGTTGTGTTGCTGAGGCCTGTCCATGAATTAGacctttttttgtcttttcctagTAGCTACACAAGTTATGTAAGCTGATAATTTAATTAGTGTTCAGaagggagaaataaaacctgtttgGACGTACTGGAGTGCTTTTGGCTTTGTACAAACTGTTAGTGCTAATCTGGTCTGGAAAACAccttgtgctgtgctgcttcccCGATAgtggtgttttggtttgttaGTTTGTTCAGTAATGAAGTCTAGTCTGATCTTACAAGCTGTCTGTGTCTTAGTCTTATCTTACTGTTATCCCTTGCCTATGTTCGCCAACTACTAAGTTGGCATACAATGCTAATCTTGCAAGCAGATTTTCCTTAGGGAATCAGGATCTGACTAGATCTTAGCTCTGGAAAATCTGGGTACCAATGTCCTAAGAATCCGAAGGAATCCAATTTCTCTGTCGGTGGGACTGCTGTTAACATCAAGAAGGAGATTTGCAGAGTTGAAGGGAGACTGAGCAGGAGTAAAAAGTGGTATTCAGAAGTAATGTGTCCAGTTTGGGGACCGGATTAATTATCCTCAGGAAAGCCCCACCATTGTATGTCCCAAAGAGGTGAGATATTTCATCAGATACAACTCTGGGAGAAGGCACATAAATAACTGTGGAGAATCAATCCCTTCTGCGGTGCATGTGCTAGACCTCCCTCACCTCCTTCCGCCCAGACTAGCAGGAATGCAATCTGATTCCTTTAGAACTAGCAGATTTTGTTCTGAATGCATGCAGGAGGCCAAGAAATGAGATCCCTAGAGCCTGTGTGGACTTGGTGAATTTTAAAACCTATAGAAGCTCAGTGCATGCAAGAATGCAAGTTGGCAACCTGATGATGGTCTGGTTTGAGTGCTAGGACTCACCTGCAGTTTCTTTAGGTTCCAGCTGTTGTCTCCTGGAGCGTTGCATGGTGTGGGGCTCAGCTGTTCAGCCTCACGCAAGCCTGTATTTCAGGTTAAATCTGCTGGTACTTTAGCAGCTTTCTTTATAAAGTTTTCATGAATCTCTCAAGAATGTAGAAGCTCTTCATGTGTTTCGTGGTAAATGGAATactttcaaactattttttcctgaaaactttcTTTGGTGCTAACTTGCAGCTGACTTATCACAATTTAATATACAGGATGCTAAGataaagagagaacaaaaatgaTGTTTCTGCCTTATTCACATTTTAAGCAATACAAATCCCAACGCTGTGATGActcatttcaaatttttctttaaaaaaggtgaaaaagccTTCTCGGCTTGGCTGCATATCACCTTGAGCAAGTGCTTCAAACTCCTCTTTTGAGGCTCTTGTAAATCAATCATAACAAATGTGAAGGATGGCTTCCATTCAGCACGGTAACTTATGTTTTTAGTGTCTGCAGAGCTATTAGtgttcagtgtttttcagtCGGCTTTGAGTTGCAGAGAGGTTTCCTTTGGCATGCTCTTGGTGGGtggcacttcatttttttatttttttaatcttttatcaTAATATCTTTTCCTTTGATGTGCGGAATGGCCATCCTTGTTCACCCTTGAGATAAGGAGAAAAGTAATTTGATGTGTTTTGAACACATCAGAACGTTGATGTATTGTTGCTCAAGGATGTAGCACCTAGAGGGAGCCACAGAAGCTTCATATACGTAAGTGCTATCTGGGATGTGATTCATGTGTACTTAAAGATAAGCAAATAATTCATAGCACATAGGAGAGGTGAAATGATGGTTTAGCATTTAAGATGTGGTCTCTTCCTTGCCAGTTCAAGGTATCCTCATAAATTAAGGAATATTTTGTGTGAGTTTCAGAGTAAAGCAGGGCAGTTAAGATGACCTGTAGATATTTGGACAAACTGCAATGCAGATAATGATGAGATGTTTCAATTTTAGACAGATTCTGGCTTTTTCCCCGGTGCAGCAGCTACAACTTATTTCCTAACAACTGTTGCTTTGGGAGTTATTAATTAAGttcattttataaaacataatttgaaacttttttcGATCATCTGGATTTAAATCCTATTTGTGTTCAAAATTGTTCCACCAGACTTGTATCAGTCTCAGTCTTGAATGCATTTACTATCTGTATTGCTTGGACAAACCTATTTTTCCAGCTTGAAGGCACAAAAAAGAACAGTTGATATGTAGGTGATGTTTTGTGTGCTATTACCTATTCAAGTTCTGCTAGCAAAGACCTCTGTGAACCCTGCCTTTTAAGTGGTCTATTTACAAGCATATATTTGGCATTAGCATGAAAAAATATCCCTGAACCCTTGTGCTTCGTCATTGTACTTCAGTTACCTGCACCTGAAGGAGCTATTGAATGCCCCTGAAATAACTGTGCAACTTCCAGACAGCGAAAGCTGTAACCATGGCATCACAGCACTGATATTGAACAGTGACCTCGTATAAAAGAGACTTTGTATTCACTGTCAGCACTTCCAGCTTGAATGCTGGAAGctatcatgaaaaaaatccaattctCTGTGCAGGAGAGGAGACGTTTTCTGTGTGCTCTGTGTAGAAAGTTTCTGATTCTTATGTCTCTCCCTGTGGTCTTATCTGCTCTCCAACTTCATTACCCTACAGATTCTATGGAAGTGAAGCCTATCATGACGAGGAAACTGAGGCGACGACCAAATGATCCAGTTCCCATCCCAGACAAGAGGAGGAAACCTGCCCCTGATATCCTTTTACACAGTCGTTGGATGGCTTTTCTATTTGAAGCCAGAATTCTGCCTGCGAGGCAAAATGCATCAGTGTTGTTATgtataggaaagaaaatgaggtgAGGTGCTAGAATCTGATTTTCATCTAGGAAATACTGAAACACAACTTCTCCTGTATATTGTGTGATAAACTAATATAGTACAGCTAGTCCCTGGATATCCCTTACTAAGACAATATAATCACTTAAACTTCACAGTGCCATGAGATGACataggtgattttttttgtcagcaagATCAGTTTGAATTCCTCTGGTAattttttcagcttgaaaaagCTTGAACATTTTACCTAAATGTTGAAGCAATTGATTCCATAGATAGGAAATGGCTTTTTCCATGAGCCAAAGCTTTTCTCATTTCAAGATGTGACAAGACATTTGCCAGAAAGATCATATTTGTCATATCAAACtagtttttccatttctgataAAGGCTTCAGATATCTGATACAGAAAGATGCATAGCAAAAGCAAGGAGTGCTAGATTTGTTCtttgaataataaaaagatgaaaatccaTCTTGTCTTCATATATCACAAGAAACAGTAAAACATGTATATGTAATCCTTCTCTCCTGCCTAGTTGCatgttttttataattaaaatgttctttggcTTTTGGAAATATATGACAGCGGGCGCTTTCTCTGTTTGTATATTAAATTCACCTGGAAAGGGAGGCAATGATATTTGCTTTGCAGAGGTTTATTATTAGATTCCAGACTTGTTTGGCTTAGATTAAAGAAACTTATCTTGTGACTCCTGAGTGACTCACATTTTCTGAAGGCAATATCAAAACTTAAAATTCTAGGGTTCATGAAGGATAGTCGTGAGCATCTCCACTTTTAATTAACCTCTTTTTAGTTGGAGATTCTGTtcactttttctaaaaaaaaaaaaaaaaaatctattagcACTCATATCTCAcctgaaataaatgagtttCATAGCAAACGTGACCTATTAATTGAGCATGATAGAGCAGCCACAGTATGAAACTCTCTGCCTTTTGGCACTGGAGTAAAGATccatccctctctctctctgttcctcCTACAGAGTT
This genomic window contains:
- the SUDS3 gene encoding sin3 histone deacetylase corepressor complex component SDS3 codes for the protein MSAAGLVSATPPVSATPPGAPAPAMPPGPEYYEEEELESAEEEDGERSARARDSDEDTEDASETDLAKHEEEDYVEMKEQMYQDKLASLKRQLQQLQEGTLQEYQKRMKKLDQQYKERIRNAELFLQLETDQVEKNYVKEKKAAAKEFEDKKIELKENLIAELEEKKKMIENEKLTMELTGDSMEVKPIMTRKLRRRPNDPVPIPDKRRKPAPAQLNYLLTDEQIMEDLRTLNKLKSPKRPASPSSPEHLPATPAESPAQRFEARIEDGKLYYDKRWYHKSQAIYLESKENTKISCVISSVGANEIWVRKTSDSTKMRIYLGQLQRGVFVIRRRSAA